A window of Halobellus sp. LT62 contains these coding sequences:
- a CDS encoding aldehyde dehydrogenase family protein, which produces MVSYELLIDGARRSSSETVAVENPATGETVGSVAKGDAADAREAIDAAGAAKDEWGDRSPATYERSLRAAADWIEATADDIATLLAKETGKCLATAEGEVAETAAQFRYYAGVADKVRGDTIPTSPNRLNYTRRVPYGVTAHVVPWNYPLLLGTRGIASALATGNTVVAKPPTQAPLTTMWIGEFLLDEFPDGVVNFVPGPGSEVGAELSSNAGIDAITFTGSTGVGKGVLKSAAEHITPVDLELGGKAPSIVLPDADIENAARGVVAGIFSNAGQNCVATSRCLVHESVHDELVEKIVEKTERVTLGPGTDPETDMGPVISEEAREDILSYIESAKEQGATLLTGGGVPEDEALVDGTFVEPTVFDDVDPSMTIACEEIFGPVLSIVPVESSEEAISVANDSPFALAAAIWTDGIDATRLADRLDHGLVAINTFPVSMPQSPWGGNKESGIGREGGLEGVEAFTTVDSVVVEYDEMEDPYR; this is translated from the coding sequence ATGGTATCCTACGAACTGTTGATCGACGGAGCGCGCCGTTCGTCCTCGGAGACGGTCGCTGTCGAGAATCCGGCGACGGGCGAGACCGTCGGATCCGTCGCGAAGGGAGACGCGGCGGACGCGCGCGAGGCCATCGACGCGGCCGGTGCGGCGAAAGACGAGTGGGGAGATCGATCACCGGCGACCTACGAACGGTCGCTCCGCGCCGCGGCCGACTGGATCGAAGCGACGGCCGACGACATCGCGACGCTCCTCGCGAAAGAGACGGGAAAGTGCCTCGCGACGGCCGAGGGCGAGGTCGCAGAAACCGCCGCGCAGTTCCGGTACTACGCGGGCGTCGCCGACAAGGTCCGCGGCGATACGATCCCCACGTCGCCGAACCGCCTGAACTACACCCGGCGGGTTCCCTACGGCGTCACCGCCCACGTCGTCCCGTGGAACTACCCGCTGCTCTTGGGCACGCGCGGAATCGCCAGCGCGCTGGCGACGGGCAACACCGTCGTCGCCAAGCCGCCGACGCAAGCGCCGCTCACGACGATGTGGATCGGCGAGTTCCTGCTCGATGAGTTCCCCGACGGCGTCGTCAATTTCGTCCCGGGCCCGGGGAGCGAGGTCGGGGCCGAACTGTCCTCGAACGCCGGCATCGACGCCATCACCTTCACCGGATCGACGGGCGTCGGCAAGGGCGTGCTCAAATCCGCGGCCGAGCACATCACGCCCGTCGACCTCGAACTCGGCGGGAAAGCGCCGTCGATCGTGCTCCCCGACGCCGACATCGAAAACGCCGCCCGCGGCGTCGTCGCGGGCATCTTCTCGAACGCCGGGCAGAACTGCGTCGCGACCTCGCGGTGTCTGGTCCACGAGTCCGTCCACGACGAACTCGTCGAGAAGATCGTCGAGAAGACCGAGCGGGTCACGCTCGGGCCCGGAACCGACCCCGAGACCGATATGGGTCCGGTCATCTCCGAGGAAGCCCGCGAGGACATCCTGTCGTACATCGAGTCAGCGAAAGAACAGGGCGCGACACTGTTGACCGGTGGCGGCGTCCCCGAGGACGAGGCGCTCGTCGACGGGACCTTCGTCGAGCCGACCGTCTTCGACGACGTCGACCCCTCGATGACGATCGCCTGCGAGGAGATCTTCGGGCCGGTGCTGTCGATCGTCCCGGTCGAATCCAGTGAGGAAGCGATCTCGGTCGCCAACGACTCGCCGTTCGCCCTCGCGGCCGCGATCTGGACCGACGGGATCGACGCGACGCGGCTGGCCGATCGCCTCGATCACGGTCTCGTGGCGATCAACACGTTCCCGGTGTCGATGCCACAGAGCCCGTGGGGCGGCAA
- a CDS encoding glutamine synthetase family protein produces MTTLSEYDSVRLVWTDLNGVARGITVPGEEAANALDEGVGFANGVAELTLEPGLLDDPHYGAEGGDMMAVPDADSTVPIEWADDTAAVFTSLSNVDGSPFDLCARGALENVLDELESEGYRALAGVETEFSLLSPDGDGGWVPYNDRCSYDLDAIDMSSELISAWRSAMETAGYNVLGVHQESQPGQYEVNIEYDDALTTADGITFFRHMAKSITRDHGHKASMMPRPHSGEDANGLHFHLSLWDLDESENQFASETGNMQFPAGKHPAGDSGISDEGRYFIGGLLEHMKALTAICAPTVNSYKRLIPGIWAPVNIAWGPDNRSTVLRIPPELGPATRIEHRVPDSSCNPYLGMAASLAAGLDGIRREIDPGEPTMKNAYEEEYERLPRTLWSALDHLEDDDVLAEMLGASLIESFVKLKRDEFNRSMDHVSAWERDEYLDEF; encoded by the coding sequence ATGACCACCCTTTCAGAGTACGACAGCGTCCGATTGGTGTGGACGGACCTCAACGGCGTCGCCCGGGGGATCACCGTGCCCGGCGAGGAGGCCGCGAACGCCCTCGATGAGGGCGTCGGGTTCGCAAACGGCGTCGCCGAACTGACGCTCGAACCCGGACTGCTCGATGACCCGCACTACGGGGCGGAGGGCGGCGATATGATGGCCGTCCCCGACGCGGACTCGACGGTCCCGATCGAGTGGGCCGACGACACCGCCGCCGTCTTCACCAGCCTCAGCAACGTCGACGGATCGCCGTTCGATCTCTGCGCCCGGGGAGCGCTCGAAAACGTCCTCGACGAACTCGAATCAGAGGGGTACCGCGCGCTCGCGGGCGTCGAAACCGAGTTCTCGCTACTCAGCCCGGACGGGGACGGCGGCTGGGTTCCGTACAACGACCGCTGCTCGTACGATCTCGACGCCATCGATATGAGCTCGGAACTCATCTCGGCGTGGCGCTCGGCGATGGAGACGGCCGGCTACAACGTCCTCGGCGTCCACCAGGAGTCCCAACCGGGCCAATACGAGGTCAACATCGAGTACGACGACGCGCTGACGACCGCCGACGGCATTACGTTCTTCCGCCATATGGCCAAGTCGATCACGCGGGATCACGGCCACAAGGCGTCGATGATGCCGCGTCCCCACTCCGGCGAGGACGCGAACGGACTCCACTTCCACCTCTCGCTGTGGGACCTCGACGAGTCCGAGAACCAGTTCGCCAGCGAAACCGGGAATATGCAGTTCCCCGCAGGCAAACATCCCGCGGGCGACTCCGGGATTTCGGACGAGGGCCGGTACTTCATCGGCGGGCTACTCGAACATATGAAGGCGCTGACCGCGATCTGTGCGCCGACGGTGAACTCCTACAAACGGCTCATTCCGGGCATCTGGGCCCCGGTCAACATCGCGTGGGGGCCGGACAACCGATCGACGGTCCTCCGGATCCCGCCCGAACTCGGCCCGGCGACGCGGATCGAACACCGCGTCCCCGACTCCTCGTGCAACCCGTACCTCGGGATGGCGGCGTCGCTCGCGGCGGGCCTCGACGGGATCCGCCGCGAGATCGATCCGGGTGAGCCGACGATGAAAAACGCCTACGAGGAGGAGTACGAGCGCCTCCCGCGAACGCTCTGGTCGGCGCTCGATCACCTCGAAGACGACGACGTGCTCGCGGAGATGCTCGGGGCGTCGCTGATCGAATCGTTCGTGAAACTCAAGCGCGACGAGTTCAACCGCTCCATGGATCACGTCTCGGCGTGGGAACGCGACGAGTACCTCGACGAGTTCTAG
- a CDS encoding helix-turn-helix domain-containing protein, with amino-acid sequence MSDVRTPIMLEYTFSIKHKGCWTETLNDAFPDVRGTIIYSYRLTGTSITMVELTCVGEEKLDELIEWLGNHPVMNTSQLVSYDDRGQKAFVSLAGDYDTDTEPVLNVLLRNNCFPTIPATVARGREHWSVLASSHEQVSTAHEELRQLGSVDVDSLRTPDLDGLLTGLTEVKEAVQSLSPRQLEVLSRAIEEGYYDSPRACNIEELAELDSANTSTVGEHLRRSEAKILKAVAPMLDRPQRMRTQQN; translated from the coding sequence GTGTCAGACGTCAGGACGCCGATTATGCTCGAATACACGTTCAGTATCAAACACAAAGGCTGCTGGACCGAAACGCTGAACGACGCCTTTCCGGACGTCAGGGGGACGATCATCTACTCGTACCGCCTCACCGGGACGAGCATCACGATGGTCGAACTGACCTGCGTCGGCGAGGAGAAACTCGACGAACTGATCGAGTGGCTCGGAAACCACCCGGTGATGAACACGAGCCAATTGGTCAGTTACGACGATAGAGGGCAGAAAGCCTTCGTGAGCCTCGCCGGCGATTACGATACCGACACCGAGCCCGTCCTGAACGTTCTCCTGCGGAACAACTGCTTTCCGACGATCCCGGCGACGGTCGCTCGCGGTCGCGAGCACTGGAGCGTCCTCGCTTCGAGCCACGAACAGGTGAGCACGGCGCACGAGGAACTCAGACAGCTCGGCTCCGTCGACGTCGACTCGCTCCGGACGCCCGATCTCGACGGGCTCCTCACCGGCCTCACGGAAGTCAAAGAGGCCGTCCAAAGCCTCTCGCCGCGTCAGCTCGAAGTCCTCTCACGCGCCATCGAAGAAGGGTACTACGACTCGCCGCGCGCGTGCAACATCGAGGAGCTGGCCGAACTCGATTCCGCGAACACCTCGACGGTCGGCGAGCACCTCCGACGCTCGGAGGCGAAGATCCTGAAGGCCGTCGCGCCGATGCTCGATCGCCCGCAACGGATGCGCACGCAGCAGAACTAG
- a CDS encoding ABC transporter permease, translated as MSTNTATRLGDRLGAGVWYVYVALVALFLMTPLVSLVIASFYDGRFFSIVDYEFTLGWYEAAVTSGSIRSALMNTLYISIPVTILSTVIGTAAAIAYTRYDFPYREQFKLFALLPIFFPLILLGLGMSMWSSQINLGYGIVPSIIGELVWISPIVMFVVSITALGIDPNIEEAAKDLGADTVTLYRKVLLPLISDGIVSGAIFAFVLSWNNYYIVSYLSGPQSTITTWIHGRMTQGFTPVVPAVASLIFYVSILLVVGAAVLEYRAVDDE; from the coding sequence ATGAGCACGAACACCGCCACCCGACTCGGCGATCGACTCGGGGCCGGCGTCTGGTACGTCTACGTCGCCCTCGTCGCGCTGTTCTTGATGACGCCGCTCGTGAGCCTCGTCATCGCGTCGTTCTACGACGGTCGGTTCTTCTCGATCGTCGACTACGAGTTCACGCTCGGCTGGTACGAGGCGGCCGTCACCTCGGGGAGCATCCGCAGCGCGCTGATGAACACGCTGTACATCTCCATTCCGGTGACGATCCTGAGCACCGTCATCGGAACGGCCGCGGCAATCGCGTACACGCGCTATGACTTCCCGTACCGCGAGCAGTTCAAGCTGTTCGCGCTGCTGCCGATCTTTTTCCCGCTCATCCTCTTGGGGCTGGGAATGTCGATGTGGTCGAGTCAGATCAACCTCGGCTACGGGATCGTCCCGTCGATCATCGGCGAACTCGTCTGGATCTCCCCGATCGTGATGTTCGTCGTTTCGATCACCGCGCTCGGAATCGATCCGAACATCGAGGAGGCCGCAAAAGACCTCGGTGCCGACACGGTCACCCTGTACCGAAAGGTCTTGCTGCCGCTGATCTCCGACGGCATCGTCTCCGGCGCGATCTTCGCGTTCGTGCTCTCGTGGAACAACTACTACATCGTCTCGTATCTCTCCGGTCCGCAGAGCACGATCACGACGTGGATTCACGGACGGATGACGCAGGGATTCACTCCCGTCGTTCCAGCGGTCGCATCGCTCATCTTCTACGTCTCGATCCTCTTGGTCGTCGGCGCGGCCGTGCTCGAATATCGAGCGGTCGACGACGAGTAG
- a CDS encoding ABC transporter permease: MSTMDSLRTRVDAVTETDHPIGRLITPPGILMIPMSVLLLCMFIGPMLAIVVFSFQTGNSIALNPLEWSVATYEEVVGGMVSGEGVYGDVLVNTVAVSITTTALTLFVSYPAAYALAHKITRYKLVFLMILIIPLFTSVNIRVFGWALFLVQNGVLESIVNLFGVREYASLMYMRSTIILGTTYIYLPFMLFPIYLSMLSIEETTLEAAKDLGASRLTLFRKILLPLSKPGIIIGSLFVFVLSLGANVEAEILGGGSIFTMASNIQYSFGYSQNWPLGSTQAVALLLITLVAGIVILRTIDLQEIASRGE; the protein is encoded by the coding sequence ATGTCGACGATGGATTCACTCCGAACGCGGGTCGACGCCGTGACCGAGACCGACCATCCGATCGGGCGGCTCATCACGCCCCCGGGAATCCTGATGATCCCGATGAGCGTGTTGCTTCTGTGTATGTTCATCGGGCCGATGTTGGCGATCGTCGTGTTCTCGTTTCAGACGGGCAACAGCATCGCGTTGAACCCCCTCGAGTGGTCGGTCGCGACCTACGAGGAGGTCGTCGGCGGGATGGTGTCGGGCGAGGGCGTCTACGGCGACGTCCTCGTGAACACCGTCGCGGTGAGCATCACGACGACCGCGCTCACGCTTTTCGTCTCGTACCCGGCGGCGTACGCGCTCGCACACAAGATCACCCGTTACAAACTGGTCTTCCTGATGATCCTCATCATCCCGCTCTTTACGAGCGTGAACATCCGGGTGTTCGGCTGGGCGCTCTTTCTCGTTCAGAACGGCGTCCTCGAGAGCATCGTCAACCTGTTCGGCGTGCGCGAGTACGCCTCGTTGATGTACATGCGCTCGACGATCATCTTGGGGACGACGTACATCTACCTGCCGTTTATGCTGTTTCCGATCTACCTGTCGATGCTCAGTATCGAGGAAACCACCCTCGAAGCCGCCAAGGACCTCGGTGCGAGCCGACTGACGCTCTTCAGGAAGATCCTGCTGCCGTTGAGCAAGCCCGGAATCATCATCGGCTCGCTGTTCGTCTTCGTGCTGAGTCTGGGGGCGAACGTCGAAGCGGAGATCCTCGGCGGCGGCTCGATCTTCACGATGGCGAGCAACATCCAGTACTCCTTCGGCTACTCACAGAACTGGCCGCTGGGGTCGACGCAGGCGGTCGCCTTGCTCCTCATCACTCTCGTCGCGGGTATCGTCATCCTCCGAACGATCGATCTGCAGGAAATCGCCTCGCGGGGTGAGTGA
- a CDS encoding ABC transporter ATP-binding protein encodes MLKATNLRAEYGSLVAVNDVDLEIETGEFATIVGPSGCGKTTLLRMLAGHQDPTSGSVELNGEDITNTEPQNRPTSLVFQSWALFPHMTVRENIEFPMRNNGIEVGDRVEELLEQVRLDPDVHADKQATELSGGQKQRVALARSLAYDPDILLLDEPLASLDYVLRKRLQRELADLNEELGMTFIYVTHSLESALLMSDKLFVLQDGDIIQTGSPEEIYRRPSTKFIAEFMGDANVFALDDAVEKGDGYEVRSSRFAQTTTVRSHHDTEPAYLVVRYDDSAIGSELTADLGLEVVVENILVRGNTVLVECGAPEFDGEYVAEIPVDEFRETAVEKGDTAYLQWDASKSILVPE; translated from the coding sequence ATGCTAAAAGCAACAAATCTCAGAGCGGAATACGGGTCGCTCGTCGCCGTCAACGACGTCGATCTCGAGATCGAAACCGGCGAGTTCGCGACGATCGTCGGGCCGAGCGGCTGCGGCAAGACCACGCTCCTCAGGATGCTCGCGGGCCACCAAGATCCGACGTCTGGGTCCGTCGAATTGAACGGGGAAGACATCACGAACACGGAACCCCAAAACCGGCCGACGAGTCTGGTGTTTCAGTCGTGGGCGCTGTTTCCCCACATGACGGTTCGGGAGAACATCGAGTTCCCGATGCGGAACAACGGGATCGAGGTCGGAGACCGGGTGGAAGAACTCCTCGAACAGGTCCGTCTCGACCCGGACGTCCACGCGGACAAGCAAGCGACCGAACTCTCCGGCGGGCAGAAACAGCGTGTCGCGCTCGCGCGGTCGCTCGCGTACGACCCGGACATTCTGCTGCTCGACGAACCCCTCGCGTCGTTGGACTACGTGCTCAGAAAGCGGCTCCAGCGGGAGCTGGCCGATCTCAACGAGGAGTTGGGAATGACGTTCATCTACGTCACCCACTCGCTCGAATCCGCGCTTCTAATGAGCGATAAGCTGTTCGTCCTACAGGACGGCGACATCATCCAGACCGGGTCGCCAGAGGAGATCTACCGTCGACCGAGCACGAAGTTCATTGCCGAGTTTATGGGCGACGCGAACGTCTTCGCGCTCGACGACGCCGTCGAGAAGGGCGACGGGTACGAGGTCAGGTCCTCGCGGTTCGCGCAGACGACGACCGTCCGCTCTCATCACGACACGGAACCCGCGTATCTCGTGGTCAGATACGACGACTCTGCGATCGGCTCCGAACTGACCGCGGACCTCGGGCTGGAAGTCGTCGTCGAGAACATCCTCGTGCGCGGGAACACCGTCTTAGTCGAGTGCGGAGCGCCCGAATTCGACGGCGAATACGTCGCGGAGATCCCGGTCGACGAGTTCAGGGAAACGGCGGTCGAAAAGGGCGACACGGCGTACCTGCAGTGGGACGCCTCGAAATCGATCTTGGTGCCGGAGTGA
- a CDS encoding ABC transporter substrate-binding protein: MKAASATAGLAALTGCLGGGGGGGESTWRTQELAAVPAEEYDSLYEPSDEDETGETINHLTWTGYDASNVQGPFRDQFDCDTQLDLFTSNPKAFNRLESGEWEQFHQATFDMAWLPDLAEAELIRPLNYEEWEPYTFDKYIDMFTKEEGYKFAFLNEDDYSFDVDGTMYGVPQRFGWASFVVNKDTVSESDYSSYDAAWSEDYDVGVYDLMFWAMQIIMLREGIDPYKEHTDEEVEQVRQATFDLFDNAKTLLPDFASMNQALKSGEIDIGFISGNWINGTLRRGGDLNFEAHVPEEGAIIWVETTCLVKGDQPTVSDNYLAYMQQEETAKNLMWPSSGGTNVVPHRAAIDAVDEEQSEVLRVDDIPDIVDKSVFYTGVPDLDKFEPIWREAKARI; this comes from the coding sequence ATGAAAGCTGCCTCCGCCACGGCCGGACTAGCCGCACTCACGGGTTGTCTCGGCGGTGGCGGTGGCGGCGGCGAATCGACTTGGCGGACCCAAGAACTCGCCGCCGTTCCCGCCGAGGAGTACGACAGCCTGTACGAACCGAGCGATGAGGACGAGACTGGCGAGACGATCAACCACCTGACGTGGACCGGCTACGACGCCTCGAACGTGCAGGGTCCGTTCCGCGACCAGTTCGACTGCGACACCCAACTGGACTTGTTCACCTCGAACCCGAAGGCGTTCAACCGCCTCGAGTCCGGCGAGTGGGAGCAGTTCCACCAAGCCACATTCGATATGGCTTGGCTTCCCGACCTCGCGGAGGCCGAGTTGATCCGGCCGCTGAACTACGAGGAGTGGGAGCCCTACACGTTCGATAAGTACATCGATATGTTCACGAAAGAGGAGGGGTACAAGTTCGCGTTCCTCAACGAGGACGACTACTCCTTCGACGTCGACGGGACGATGTACGGCGTCCCGCAGCGGTTCGGTTGGGCGTCGTTCGTCGTGAACAAAGACACCGTCTCGGAGTCCGACTACAGCAGCTACGACGCCGCGTGGAGCGAGGACTACGACGTCGGCGTCTACGACCTGATGTTCTGGGCGATGCAGATCATTATGCTCCGGGAGGGAATCGATCCGTACAAAGAGCACACCGACGAGGAGGTCGAACAGGTCCGACAGGCGACGTTCGACCTCTTCGACAACGCGAAGACGCTGCTTCCGGACTTCGCATCGATGAACCAGGCGCTGAAATCGGGCGAGATCGACATCGGGTTTATCTCCGGTAACTGGATCAACGGAACCCTCCGACGCGGCGGCGACCTCAACTTCGAGGCGCACGTCCCCGAGGAGGGAGCCATCATCTGGGTGGAGACGACGTGTCTGGTGAAGGGTGACCAGCCCACCGTTTCCGACAACTACCTCGCGTACATGCAGCAGGAGGAGACGGCGAAGAACCTGATGTGGCCGAGCTCCGGCGGCACCAACGTCGTCCCGCACCGGGCGGCCATCGACGCGGTCGACGAAGAGCAGAGCGAGGTCCTCCGAGTCGACGATATTCCGGACATCGTCGACAAATCCGTGTTCTACACCGGCGTCCCGGACCTCGATAAGTTCGAGCCGATCTGGCGGGAAGCGAAAGCGCGAATATAA
- a CDS encoding formate/nitrite transporter family protein produces MDESTDEEQASPRDRSELDEFPDRSELDESVREAVERSRMGAPAVGEAVRDRFSADEVFQRIVAAADEEVTSTGRELFFSAVAAGFAISITFLLYASLSATTDHKIVGAILYPLGFIYIIIGGYQLYTENTLPPVALTLERIASLPALLRHWTIVLFGNFLGGAIGTVVLVWGGVFDPAAADEALALARHGAFEVGWWALFSKAVFAGLIVAGVVWVGFSSRDTISRIVVTYLAFLSIPVGGLFHSVVAFSEAWFLVLHGELAFTAGMTGFVLPVLLGNTIGGVALVTLVNYFQTSEDRLESARFKGIDRRLTPREWLFGRLAGRTYVPILDPSERSLSRDGDFRIMVPIANPRTESGLVDLACTLASTKESATVHAVHVIQTPGHRPADPSYRQRQRISGESTRLMEPIRDTAAGYDVDFETSLVVTNRSFEEVFNAARRTKPDLVVMGWEENRLWSDARAERPLAELTNQLPCDFLIVKDRGIDASKILLPTYGGPDSDLSAEIVGMLQAATGSAVSLLHVVDDDDEVDAGQQFLETWALDHELTDAELLVEAGDVEAAIEREAEEHSLLILGATERGLLSRLLTDSLHLEVVNDVDCSVFLAERPSERPLLERLFG; encoded by the coding sequence ATGGACGAGTCCACCGACGAAGAGCAAGCGAGTCCACGCGACCGTTCGGAGCTCGATGAGTTCCCCGATCGCTCGGAGCTGGATGAATCCGTCCGCGAGGCGGTCGAACGCTCTCGGATGGGCGCACCCGCCGTCGGCGAGGCCGTCCGCGACCGCTTTTCGGCCGACGAGGTGTTCCAGCGGATCGTCGCCGCGGCCGACGAGGAGGTCACCTCGACCGGTCGGGAACTGTTCTTCAGCGCCGTCGCCGCGGGCTTCGCGATCAGTATCACCTTTCTTCTATATGCGTCGCTCTCGGCGACCACCGACCACAAGATCGTGGGGGCGATCCTCTACCCCCTCGGCTTCATCTACATCATCATCGGCGGGTATCAGCTCTACACCGAGAACACGCTCCCGCCGGTCGCGCTGACGTTGGAGCGAATCGCGAGTCTCCCGGCGCTGTTGCGCCACTGGACGATCGTCCTGTTCGGCAACTTCCTCGGCGGTGCGATCGGGACCGTCGTCCTAGTATGGGGCGGCGTGTTCGACCCCGCCGCGGCCGACGAGGCCCTCGCGCTCGCCCGCCACGGGGCGTTCGAGGTCGGCTGGTGGGCGCTGTTCTCCAAGGCCGTCTTCGCGGGGCTCATCGTCGCCGGCGTGGTCTGGGTCGGATTCAGCTCCCGCGACACAATCTCGCGGATCGTCGTTACCTACTTGGCCTTCCTCTCGATTCCGGTCGGCGGCCTGTTCCACTCGGTCGTCGCCTTCTCGGAGGCTTGGTTCCTCGTACTGCACGGAGAATTGGCGTTCACCGCCGGAATGACCGGGTTCGTCCTGCCGGTCCTCCTCGGCAACACGATCGGCGGCGTCGCGCTCGTGACGCTCGTCAACTACTTCCAGACGAGCGAGGACCGGCTGGAGTCCGCTCGGTTCAAGGGGATCGACCGCCGGCTGACGCCCCGTGAGTGGCTGTTCGGACGGCTCGCCGGACGGACGTACGTGCCGATACTGGACCCCTCCGAACGCTCGCTCTCGCGGGACGGCGACTTCCGGATTATGGTGCCCATCGCGAACCCGCGAACGGAGTCGGGGCTCGTCGACTTGGCGTGCACACTCGCCAGTACCAAGGAGTCGGCGACGGTCCACGCGGTGCACGTGATCCAGACGCCGGGACACCGCCCGGCCGATCCGAGTTACCGACAGCGACAGCGGATCTCCGGCGAATCCACGCGATTGATGGAACCGATTCGTGACACCGCCGCCGGCTACGACGTCGACTTCGAGACGTCGTTAGTCGTCACGAACCGCTCGTTCGAGGAGGTGTTCAACGCCGCACGGCGGACGAAACCCGACCTCGTCGTGATGGGCTGGGAGGAGAACCGGCTGTGGAGCGACGCGCGAGCGGAACGGCCGCTCGCGGAGCTCACCAACCAACTGCCGTGCGATTTCCTGATCGTCAAGGACCGCGGTATCGACGCCTCGAAAATCCTGCTGCCGACGTACGGCGGCCCGGATTCGGATCTGAGCGCCGAAATCGTCGGGATGCTGCAGGCCGCCACCGGATCGGCCGTTTCGCTGCTGCACGTCGTCGACGACGACGACGAGGTCGACGCCGGCCAGCAGTTCCTCGAAACGTGGGCGCTCGACCACGAACTCACCGACGCGGAACTCCTCGTCGAAGCCGGCGATGTCGAGGCCGCCATCGAGCGCGAGGCGGAGGAACACAGCCTGTTGATCCTCGGCGCGACCGAACGCGGGTTGCTCTCGCGGTTGCTGACGGATTCGCTTCACCTCGAAGTCGTCAACGACGTCGACTGCTCCGTTTTCCTCGCCGAGCGACCGTCCGAACGGCCGCTCCTCGAACGACTGTTCGGTTGA
- a CDS encoding cold-shock protein: protein MANGKVDFFNDTGGYGFISTDDADEDVFFHMEDIGGPDLEEGQEVEFDIEQADKGPRATNLERL from the coding sequence ATGGCAAACGGTAAGGTTGACTTCTTCAACGACACGGGCGGCTACGGCTTCATTTCCACTGACGACGCAGACGAGGACGTCTTCTTCCACATGGAAGACATCGGTGGTCCGGACCTCGAAGAGGGTCAGGAAGTCGAGTTCGACATCGAGCAGGCGGACAAGGGTCCGCGTGCGACGAACCTCGAGCGCCTGTAA
- a CDS encoding aldo/keto reductase: MEYAEAYGARVPKVGLGTWQLTGESCYETVSTALELGYRHVDTAQMYGNEAEVGRAITDADVDREEVFLTTKVSPRNARYDDVVESTRASLDRLDTSYVDLLLLHWPNPLVSVSKTMRAMDRLVELGEVYNVGVSNFPQVFLDRARAAAETPIATNQVQFHPYKPQRRMLRYCQSEGMFLTAYSPLARGTVLDDEDVRQLAEAYDKTPAQVVLRWAIQHRDVVVIPKSSDEEHLRENLELFDFKLTREEIDTLTKPSLLKSGKAMLDGMVGEFR, encoded by the coding sequence ATGGAATACGCCGAAGCGTACGGTGCGCGCGTTCCGAAGGTGGGGCTCGGGACGTGGCAGCTCACCGGCGAGTCGTGCTACGAGACGGTGTCGACGGCGCTGGAACTCGGATATCGCCACGTCGACACGGCGCAGATGTACGGCAACGAGGCCGAGGTCGGGCGTGCGATCACCGATGCCGACGTCGACCGCGAGGAGGTGTTTCTCACGACCAAGGTGTCCCCGCGTAACGCCCGTTACGACGACGTGGTCGAGTCGACCAGAGCGAGCCTCGATCGCCTCGACACGTCCTACGTCGACCTCCTGTTGCTCCACTGGCCCAACCCGCTCGTGTCGGTCTCGAAGACGATGCGCGCGATGGATCGGCTCGTCGAGCTGGGCGAGGTGTACAACGTCGGTGTCAGCAACTTCCCGCAGGTGTTTCTCGACCGCGCGCGGGCGGCGGCGGAGACGCCGATTGCCACGAATCAGGTCCAGTTCCACCCGTACAAGCCCCAACGCCGGATGCTCAGGTACTGCCAGTCGGAGGGGATGTTCCTCACTGCCTACAGCCCGCTGGCTCGCGGGACGGTCCTCGACGACGAGGACGTCCGACAGCTCGCCGAGGCGTACGACAAGACGCCCGCCCAAGTCGTCCTCCGGTGGGCGATCCAGCACCGCGACGTCGTCGTGATCCCGAAGTCGTCCGACGAGGAGCACTTGCGAGAGAACCTCGAACTGTTCGATTTCAAGCTCACGCGCGAGGAGATCGATACGCTGACCAAACCGTCGCTGTTGAAGTCCGGGAAGGCGATGCTCGACGGGATGGTGGGCGAGTTTCGCTGA